The window CGGCGGCGTGGACGCATCGGGCATACATCTCGACGTTGTCCAGTGACTCAGGTTCGGCTACGGGAACAAACATGCCGCCATACATGGCAGCGACGTATTCGGGTAAAAAGGTCGTACCTGTCTCGAGTTCGAGCTGATAGATCTGAGCGTCTGTCAGTGGACGACTGTTGTTGTTCTCGTAGGCGTGGTTATCGAACTTTTTGAGTGACAGACCGATTCGAACTGCCGCACATTCACGTCCACCTGGGTAGGCGCAAATAATTGCACTGACTACCTGTCGCCGAGTTTTTAGAACTGAGTTCTTCATCTTCTGCTTTTCCCTGTAGTCCACTGCCATTACTGTTCGATCACGCCGTCTTTGATGCCAAGTAGTACGGCGGCGCGATGTGCCTCCCCACGGCGACAATGGCTTTGTCCACTCAGCACCGCGTAAATGGTGCTGGGATTCAGGTTGTGCAATTCAGCAAAGTTCTTCGCGGTCTGGCCGCGCTTTTCTAAAGCTTCACGCGCTTGTTGCCGAGCTTGCTCGGTGATGCTTGTGTTGGGCATAGTGCAATTCCTTGCGTTTTCGTGTGATGACAGACGCAGGATGTGGCAAAAAACTGCCATTGTAAATATGCGAGTGGAAAAATATTGACTCTTTCTGAAGAGATTGGCGCCCGTCTCCGACAATTGCGCGCTCAAGCTGGGCTGACGCAAGATCAGCTAGCCGAGAAACTTGGCGTCTCAAAACGCACTCAAGGGAATTACGAATCTGGTGCAAGCGATGCTCCAGCGTCTTACCTGAGTCTGGCTGCTCGCGAGCTGGGTTTTGACGTGGCTTTTATCATCAATGGGGTCCGCACCACGCTAACTAATGAGGCACTTTCCGAAGTTGAGGACTGCTTGATTACCCAATATAGGAGCATCACACCGGGCGACCAGGAAGCGATCCGTAGATTTCTGAAAGCGATGGCCGATGATGCTGCTCGACAGCAGAATTAACTTGTAACAAAGCATGCGCAGTATTCGTCGTCCCCTCGTTCCAAAGCCAGATCCCGCCCCGATAACGCCGATTCAGCAATGCAGTTTATGGAGTAGTAAGCATGTTGGATCGCACAGCAGTCGAAGAACGGCTGAACGAAATGGTTGAGCTTGAAAGGTCGCCATTGACGAAAACCGAACGTCGCCTGATCTGTTATTACCGGCAATTGGCCGAAGGGGAACAGCGTCAACTAAAGCGATTGGCCGAGGTCCTGGTCATTAATCCAGAGAGGTCGTCTGGATGTTGATAGGCCGTTCATAATTTAGAGATTAAGTCGCCGACTCCATTGGAGCGGCGACCTGCATTTTACGCAACGGCTTGTGACCCGAGCTGTTCGAACAGTTCCCGCTGTTTCGCCTTGGGCATTTCCCTCAAATGATCGAACAACATCCTTTCGAATGACTGAGCCGACGGACTGAGCGTGTGCGAAAACGTCAGGTTCGCCACCCAGGTGTGCCCGCACTTTGCGTCCAGGCACTGGCAGTAAAGCTTTGCGAAATCCGTGGATAGCTTTTCGCGTGAAGCGATCCGTCCCTTGTGTCCGCATTTGCATTCAACTCGCATTGTGTCCCTCCCCAGGGCAGCCAATCGCCACTAGTTTGCCACAATATGTAGTGCCATTCTCTTAGCTAGGTACTGGGTGTGGTGGAATCAACTGCTTCTTCTTGTTTTCTCCAGGTGAATCGCCTGTCTTCGCGCAACGTGTCATTCAGCTGGTTGAACAGCTGGCAGATCGGCCGAATCTCGTTACTGGTGTACACGCGATCGATCTTTTCGATATCGCCAAAGCCAGCGTTGTTTTCCGGAATGATGCCGGCCAACGCGGGGTTCATACGCCACGCGGCGATCACGTCGTTGCGGGTGATGTTCTTGACCTTCTCCAGCTCGTCCTTGGCCTGAAAGTCACCGACGGGGATGATCTGGATTGCCTTTTCGGCGCCGCCCGGGATGTTCACGAACATCGATCGGAAGTTACCCACACCCTTGCTCGCGCTGATTTGATCGCGTAGGGACTCCTCGTCTTCCTCGGTCAGGTTCGGATCGTTGGTGTAGAAGATGTAACCGGCGTGCGCGCCGTTGCTGTAGTAGCGGCGGCGGAAGAGGGTAGCGGCCTCATTGAGTAACAGCGCCTGCATACCGCCCAGGTAGTCGGGCACGCCGTAAATGTTCTGCTCCACGTCGTAGTTCATTACATGCTCGACTTCATGCTCTTCGAACTCCACCTCCTTGCCGTCCGGCAACAGCATCACAAACCCGCCACCAACCCTGACCCGCATGTTGATTGCCGGTAGATGTTCCATTTCCAGTACTTGGCCGAAGGCGTTCCGGTTGCGTTGAAAGTACGCCTCGCCAAACACCATGAAATCCAAGCCGGCACGGCTCATGGTCTGAACCGAACAACCCTCTGAAGCAATGAACTCACGCAGCAGTAAGTTGCGCTTGAACCCGGGAATGGCGCCGTGGTGAGCGTTGGCGCGCAGCAGCTTGGCCAGGCCTTGGCGTGACACCGGCGGCGTGTAGGTCTTTCCGTCGTGGGTGGCGAATACGCCCAGGTAATGCCCGATGTTCTCGGTCAGGACCTGTTCCGGTGCACCGAATGAGAACGCCCGCATCGGACCTGGTGCTGGTTTTTGCGGCTGGTTTTTTGCTGGTTTGCCCATGGGTACTTGGTCCGCTGAGTGTGTAGCGGCTGCGCCGCTGTTTGTTGGTGTTGAGGGGTTCGTGGGCCAGGGCATGCATGATCGCCCAGGCGATGTCGGCATGACCGGAGGCGTCGGTGCGCGA of the Pseudomonas frederiksbergensis genome contains:
- a CDS encoding YmfL family putative regulatory protein, whose protein sequence is MKNSVLKTRRQVVSAIICAYPGGRECAAVRIGLSLKKFDNHAYENNNSRPLTDAQIYQLELETGTTFLPEYVAAMYGGMFVPVAEPESLDNVEMYARCVHAAAKKGTVDHLIAEALKDGIINDTEAEAILHADTLHLAARHAEVLAVIQLHASQAGKSK
- a CDS encoding helix-turn-helix domain-containing protein, with product MTLSEEIGARLRQLRAQAGLTQDQLAEKLGVSKRTQGNYESGASDAPASYLSLAARELGFDVAFIINGVRTTLTNEALSEVEDCLITQYRSITPGDQEAIRRFLKAMADDAARQQN
- a CDS encoding ogr/Delta-like zinc finger family protein codes for the protein MRVECKCGHKGRIASREKLSTDFAKLYCQCLDAKCGHTWVANLTFSHTLSPSAQSFERMLFDHLREMPKAKQRELFEQLGSQAVA
- a CDS encoding phage portal protein, which codes for MSRQGLAKLLRANAHHGAIPGFKRNLLLREFIASEGCSVQTMSRAGLDFMVFGEAYFQRNRNAFGQVLEMEHLPAINMRVRVGGGFVMLLPDGKEVEFEEHEVEHVMNYDVEQNIYGVPDYLGGMQALLLNEAATLFRRRYYSNGAHAGYIFYTNDPNLTEEDEESLRDQISASKGVGNFRSMFVNIPGGAEKAIQIIPVGDFQAKDELEKVKNITRNDVIAAWRMNPALAGIIPENNAGFGDIEKIDRVYTSNEIRPICQLFNQLNDTLREDRRFTWRKQEEAVDSTTPST